A stretch of the Malus sylvestris chromosome 10, drMalSylv7.2, whole genome shotgun sequence genome encodes the following:
- the LOC126586075 gene encoding uncharacterized protein LOC126586075 gives MTHGMENIRAGLRGEVIGQAVDSDDDDDEDECDDDMGPEERRSLKQALRASKQSAWEREHLHKIPNRAQGSGTSGGAQLRQGGSLRESQPTPPIAPSLYKSSKARQKSVWSYFTEGNVKEGMGRLISKFFIYENVPAEKVSSHHFKNMVVGCQQAGVGVQPPTPYEIRNKYLDMEYKDVGEYVNKLRSKWETNGCTIMCDGWTGPTRLSIINFMVYSKGKTIFLKYVDASDHIKNYRYIYKLLRDVIMEVGEHNVVQVVTDNGSAFVKAGKKLMKHYNVFWTSCAAHCIDLMFEAMGKRENVATVVKRARTITNYIYNHGWLLAKMREFCKGEIIRPSTTRFATNYIALDSLLKKKAGLK, from the coding sequence atgacacatggaatggaaaatattcgagctgggctacgaggagaagtcattggccaagcggttgacagtgatgatgatgacgatgaggacgaatgtgatgatgacatgggacctgaagaacgacgcagtttgaaacaagcattacgtgcctccaaacagtcagcatgggaaagagaacaccttcataaaattcctaatagagcacaaggttctgggacaagtggtggtgcacaactGAGAcagggaggcagtcttagagaatcacaaccaacaccaccaatagccccaagtttatataagtcatccaaagcacgtcaaaagagtgtttggagttatttcactgaaggtaatgtgaaggagggaatggggcgtctaattagcaagttctttatctatgaaaatgtccctgctgagaaAGTATcgtcacatcatttcaaaaatatggtagtgggatgtcaacaggccggtgttggagtacaacctcccactccctatgagataagaaacaaatatttggatatggagtataaagacgttggcgagtatgttaacaagttgaggtcaaaatgggaaactaatggttgcacaatcatgtgtgacggatggactggcccgaccagattgtctatcataaacttcatggtatactccaagggaaagacaatttttttgaagtatgttgatgcttcagaccatataaagaactacaggtatatttacaaattattgagggatgtaatcatggaggtgggagagcataatgttgtccaagtcgtgaccgacaacggttctgcatttgtcaaagctggaaaaaagttaatgaagcattataatgtgttttggacatcatgtgcagcacattgtattgatctcatgtttgaggcaatggggaagagagagaatgttgctactgtggtcaaaagagctagaacgatcacaaattatatttacaatcacggttggttgttggcaaagatgcgtgaattttgcaaaggagaaattattcgtccatcTACCACTCGATttgccaccaactatattgcattagacagcctacttaagaagaaagctgGGTTGAAgtaa
- the LOC126586072 gene encoding (3S,6E)-nerolidol synthase 1-like isoform X1: MAHFLQAHSASSKGQVIGDLQVRHAKKLKELKEALANIGENEQLIAVDAMQRLGVDYHFQEEIEAILKKQCTRASGDEGSDELGVVSLRFRLLRQQGYHVTTDAFNKFKNNEEFKVDISGLVGLYEASHLSFPVEETLDEAGRRSHQLLTDWMKNNLDDHQASAVAYSLEHPYHKSLTRFRAKNFLNNFEGKQKWVNVLRELAKLEFNMVESLIRNEVQQVSKWWKELGLTKELKFVRDQPIKWYTWPMACLADPSLSEERVELTKSISLVYIIDDIFDVQGTLDELILFTAAVERWDIDATGELPNYMKICELPNYMKICFKALYDITNETSYIVHKRHGWNPLESLKKSWATLCKAFLLEARWFSCGHLPNSEEYLNNGFISSGVPVVLTHAFFLLGQGISKETVRIVDNINISSIISSTATILRLWDDFGSAKDEDQDGNDGSYIACYVNENQGCSDEDARAFVVHRISEEWKFLNKECLSASNPFSASFTKLALNVARMVPLMYDYNSQHSLPSLEENMKSMLSDSFLAQGLSNQRSQA; the protein is encoded by the exons ATGGCACACTTCCTTCAAGCTCACTCTGCTTCCTCCAAGGGACAAGTTATT GGCGACCTTCAGGTTCGCCATGCAAAGAAATTGAAGGAATTGAAGGAGGCACTCGCAAATATCGGAGAAAATGAACAATTGATTGCGGTTGACGCCATGCAACGCCTAGGCGTTGACTATCATTTCCAAGAGGAGATTGAAGCAATTTTAAAAAAGCAATGTACGAGAGCTTCTGGCGATGAAGGCAGTGATGAACTTGGTGTGGTTTCACTTCGTTTTCGACTACTGAGACAGCAAGGTTATCATGTAACCACAG ATGCATTTAATAAGTTCAAGAACAACGAGGAATTCAAAGTCGACATAAGCGGACTAGTGGGATTATATGAAGCGTCTCATTTGAGTTTCCCAGTGGAAGAGACACTTGATGAAGCTGGAAGGCGAAGCCACCAGCTTCTCACAGATTGGATGAAAAACAATCTCGATGATCATCAAGCTTCAGCAGTCGCGTACTCATTAGAGCATCCTTATCACAAGAGCTTGACAAGATTCAGGGCTAAGAACTTCTTAAATAATTTCGAAGGAAAGCAGAAATGGGTCAATGTTTTGCGGGAGCTAGCAAAACTAGAGTTCAACATGGTTGAATCTCTAATCCGAAATGAAGTTCAACAAGTATCCAA GTGGTGGAAAGAACTAGGCTTGACTAAGGAGTTGAAGTTCGTGAGAGACCAGCCAATTAAATGGTATACGTGGCCGATGGCATGCCTTGCAGATCCAAGCTTATCAGAGGAAAGGGTTGAACTCACAAAATCGATCTCTCTTGTCTACATAATTGACGATATTTTTGATGTTCAGGGCACCCTcgatgaactcattctcttcaCAGCTGCAGTTGAGAG ATGGGATATTGATGCAACTGGTGAACTACCGAATTACATGAAGATATGTGAACTACCGAATTACATGAAGATATGTTTTAAGGCTCTTTATGACATTACCAATGAAACCAGCTACATTGTGCACAAaaggcatggatggaaccctCTAGAGTCCCTTAAAAAATCG TGGGCAACATTATGCAAAGCGTTCCTACTAGAAGCGCGATGGTTTAGTTGCGGGCACTTGCCAAACAGTGAAGAGTACTTGAACAACGGGTTCATCAGTTCAGGGGTGCCTGTGGTTCTAACACATGCATTCTTCTTACTGGGTCAAGGTATAAGCAAGGAAACCGTACGTATTGTGGACAACATCAACATATCTAGCATTATATCTTCAACCGCAACAATTCTTCGGCTATGGGATGACTTTGGAAGCGCCAAG GATGAGGACCAAGATGGAAATGATGGTTCATACATAGCGTGTTACGTGAATGAAAATCAAGGTTGTTCAGACGAAGATGCACGAGCATTCGTTGTCCATAGGATTTCGGAAGAATGGAAGTTCCTCAACAAAGAATGTTTGTCTGCATCAAATCCATTTTCAGCATCTTTTACAAAACTTGCTCTTAATGTTGCTAGAATGGTCCCATTGATGTATGATTATAATTCTCAACATAGCCTTCCAAGCCTCGAGGAGAATATGAAGTCGATGCTTTCTGATAGTTTTCTTGCGCAAGGCTTAAGCAACCAGCGCAGCCAAGCATAG
- the LOC126586072 gene encoding (3S,6E)-nerolidol synthase 1-like isoform X2 — MAHFLQAHSASSKGQVIGDLQVRHAKKLKELKEALANIGENEQLIAVDAMQRLGVDYHFQEEIEAILKKQCTRASGDEGSDELGVVSLRFRLLRQQGYHVTTDAFNKFKNNEEFKVDISGLVGLYEASHLSFPVEETLDEAGRRSHQLLTDWMKNNLDDHQASAVAYSLEHPYHKSLTRFRAKNFLNNFEGKQKWVNVLRELAKLEFNMVESLIRNEVQQVSKWWKELGLTKELKFVRDQPIKWYTWPMACLADPSLSEERVELTKSISLVYIIDDIFDVQGTLDELILFTAAVERWDIDATGELPNYMKICELPNYMKICFKALYDITNETSYIVHKRHGWNPLESLKKSWATLCKAFLLEARWFSCGHLPNSEEYLNNGFISSGVPVVLTHAFFLLGQGISKETVRIVDNINISSIISSTATILRLWDDFGSAKVHTCILIWMRTKMEMMVHT; from the exons ATGGCACACTTCCTTCAAGCTCACTCTGCTTCCTCCAAGGGACAAGTTATT GGCGACCTTCAGGTTCGCCATGCAAAGAAATTGAAGGAATTGAAGGAGGCACTCGCAAATATCGGAGAAAATGAACAATTGATTGCGGTTGACGCCATGCAACGCCTAGGCGTTGACTATCATTTCCAAGAGGAGATTGAAGCAATTTTAAAAAAGCAATGTACGAGAGCTTCTGGCGATGAAGGCAGTGATGAACTTGGTGTGGTTTCACTTCGTTTTCGACTACTGAGACAGCAAGGTTATCATGTAACCACAG ATGCATTTAATAAGTTCAAGAACAACGAGGAATTCAAAGTCGACATAAGCGGACTAGTGGGATTATATGAAGCGTCTCATTTGAGTTTCCCAGTGGAAGAGACACTTGATGAAGCTGGAAGGCGAAGCCACCAGCTTCTCACAGATTGGATGAAAAACAATCTCGATGATCATCAAGCTTCAGCAGTCGCGTACTCATTAGAGCATCCTTATCACAAGAGCTTGACAAGATTCAGGGCTAAGAACTTCTTAAATAATTTCGAAGGAAAGCAGAAATGGGTCAATGTTTTGCGGGAGCTAGCAAAACTAGAGTTCAACATGGTTGAATCTCTAATCCGAAATGAAGTTCAACAAGTATCCAA GTGGTGGAAAGAACTAGGCTTGACTAAGGAGTTGAAGTTCGTGAGAGACCAGCCAATTAAATGGTATACGTGGCCGATGGCATGCCTTGCAGATCCAAGCTTATCAGAGGAAAGGGTTGAACTCACAAAATCGATCTCTCTTGTCTACATAATTGACGATATTTTTGATGTTCAGGGCACCCTcgatgaactcattctcttcaCAGCTGCAGTTGAGAG ATGGGATATTGATGCAACTGGTGAACTACCGAATTACATGAAGATATGTGAACTACCGAATTACATGAAGATATGTTTTAAGGCTCTTTATGACATTACCAATGAAACCAGCTACATTGTGCACAAaaggcatggatggaaccctCTAGAGTCCCTTAAAAAATCG TGGGCAACATTATGCAAAGCGTTCCTACTAGAAGCGCGATGGTTTAGTTGCGGGCACTTGCCAAACAGTGAAGAGTACTTGAACAACGGGTTCATCAGTTCAGGGGTGCCTGTGGTTCTAACACATGCATTCTTCTTACTGGGTCAAGGTATAAGCAAGGAAACCGTACGTATTGTGGACAACATCAACATATCTAGCATTATATCTTCAACCGCAACAATTCTTCGGCTATGGGATGACTTTGGAAGCGCCAAGGTTCATACTTGTATTTTGATATG GATGAGGACCAAGATGGAAATGATGGTTCATACATAG